ATTGTACACAAATCTATGCCAAGGCAAAAGCTAATAATGAATCTGTATTCTTGCATTACTTGCATAAAGCGCTACTCGCAGTGAATGAGATCGAAAATTTTAAATACCGCATTGTTGAAGATTCGGTATATCTCTATGACCGTATAGATGGTTCACCTACCATAGCCCGCCCTGACGAAACTTTCGGATTTAGTTATATAAAGTTTAATGAAGATTTTGGGATTTTTTCTAGAGATGCAAAAACTGAAATTGCCCGTGTACGCGCAGGTAGCGGATTAGAAGTAGCAGTTTCCGGAGAAAATGTGGTACATTTTTCAACGTTACCGTGGTTAGATTTTACTACGGTAGAGCATCCTAAAAGCTTAACATTTCCTGATAGTTGCCCTAAAATTGTCTTCGGAAAAATGACAACAAATACTGAGAATTTACAGTCTATGCCGGTTTCTATACACGGTCATCACGCCTTGATGGATGGTATGCATATAGGGCAATTTGTAAAGCGATTTCAAGAATTATTGAATCTATGAACGAAATAAACGAGCAGTTGCTTAACTCAATAAAACAAGTCAAGTCTTTAGCTGAAGCTGGTCTTGTTTATAATAAAGAAAATTATGATGCTGAGCGTTATCAAGAGTTGCGCACGCTTTCTTTAGAAATGATGAGTGTACTTAGTAATCTGCCGGTACAGCAATTTAAAGAATTTTACCTCCCGGAAACAGATTATCCTACGCCAAAAACTGATGTAAGAGGTTTAATTCTAAATGAAAATGGGCAGGTATTATTGGTCAAAGAAACTGTAGATAATAAGTGGACATTACCCGGTGGCTGGGCAGATATAGGGTTAACTCCATCAGAAAATGTCCTGAAAGAAATACAAGAAGAAACCGGTTTTAGTGCTGAAGTAGTACGGCTGTTAGCGGTGTTAGATAAACGATGTTATCCGCACCCACCGCAAACCCATTATGTTTATAAGTTGTGTTTCTTATGCCGGATTGTAGATGGCACTTTTAATCCTAATTTTGATATAGGAGGTGTGGACTGGTTTAATATAGATAAGCTTCCCGCGTTGTCACCAGATCGTATTCTAGAAGAGCAGTTAGTTAAGTTAATAGCTTTGGCAAAAGAAGCACAGGCCGTTTATTACGACTAAAAAGGTACAGCTTAAAATAATTTTTATTGTCTAAAATAAAAAGAGTTCAGAATTATTAAATTCTGAACCCTATTTCTAAAATGGTATTTATAAACTAAAACAGTTTCTTTTTACGCAGTTCAAAGTTCTGACCTAAATACACCTTACGTACCATCTCATCAGCTGCGAGTTCTTCGGGGACACCATGTTTTAAAATGTTACCTTCAAACATAAGGTACGTGTGGTCTGTTATTGCGAGTGTTTCCTGAACGTTATGGTCTGTAATAAGTATACCTATGTTTTTTTGCTTTAACTGTGCTACAATACGCTGAATGTCTTCAACTGCAACCGGGTCAACACCTGCAAAGGGTTCATCTAATAAAATAAAATTAGGATTAGTTGCCAGGGCACGCGCAATTTCTGTACGGCGGCGTTCCCCACCAGATAATAAATCACCACGGCTTTTACGTATATGACCTAAACTAAACTCTTCTATAAGTTCTTCCATTTTTGCAACCTGCTCCTTTTTGCTAAGCTTAGTAAGCTGCAAAACGCTTAAGATATTTTCTTCAATACTTAATTTTCTAAACACCGAAGCCTCCTGAGCGAGATAGCCAATACCGTTTTGAGC
The sequence above is a segment of the Leeuwenhoekiella sp. MAR_2009_132 genome. Coding sequences within it:
- a CDS encoding CatA-like O-acetyltransferase, with translation MRSKIDFHTWKRKEHYTFFKQFEQPFFGVTVRVDCTQIYAKAKANNESVFLHYLHKALLAVNEIENFKYRIVEDSVYLYDRIDGSPTIARPDETFGFSYIKFNEDFGIFSRDAKTEIARVRAGSGLEVAVSGENVVHFSTLPWLDFTTVEHPKSLTFPDSCPKIVFGKMTTNTENLQSMPVSIHGHHALMDGMHIGQFVKRFQELLNL
- a CDS encoding NUDIX hydrolase, encoding MNEINEQLLNSIKQVKSLAEAGLVYNKENYDAERYQELRTLSLEMMSVLSNLPVQQFKEFYLPETDYPTPKTDVRGLILNENGQVLLVKETVDNKWTLPGGWADIGLTPSENVLKEIQEETGFSAEVVRLLAVLDKRCYPHPPQTHYVYKLCFLCRIVDGTFNPNFDIGGVDWFNIDKLPALSPDRILEEQLVKLIALAKEAQAVYYD
- the lptB gene encoding LPS export ABC transporter ATP-binding protein; its protein translation is MKLRAENLMKSYKGRKVVKGITVEVQQGEIVGLLGPNGAGKTTSFYMIVGLIKPNGGSIYLDNKDITKYPMYKRAQNGIGYLAQEASVFRKLSIEENILSVLQLTKLSKKEQVAKMEELIEEFSLGHIRKSRGDLLSGGERRRTEIARALATNPNFILLDEPFAGVDPVAVEDIQRIVAQLKQKNIGILITDHNVQETLAITDHTYLMFEGNILKHGVPEELAADEMVRKVYLGQNFELRKKKLF